The genomic DNA CAGATGGAGCCCGGCGACTCGCGCGAGCTCGTTTGTCGCGCCGAAGATATCGCCGGAGACGCCGCCGAGTTGCTCGTCGGCCCAGTCGACAAGCACGACAGCCACGAGCGGGCCGGCAAGGACCGCCGCGAGCGTCGCGGGGAGAACGGCGACGGCAGCCGGAACGGCCGCAAGCGCCGGCACGACGAGCATCTCGGAATCGAGGACGGTGGTGAACTGCGACCCCATGCCCTCGTGGCCGGCGGTCCCGAGACAGCCGACAGTCGCCATGCCGAGTTTCGCGCCGACCTCAGCGGCGATGACGACGGTGACGGCGACCGCAAGCGGCGCGGTCGAAAGCGCAAGCGCCGCGAGCACAAGCCCGAGGAAGACGACAGCGACCGCGACAATCGCGCCGACGCCGGTATCGGTGTCTTTCAACGCCGCCCGCTTGGACGACGGGCCGTGAGCGGCGACCGCATCGCCGAGGTCGGCCACGCCGTCGAAATGCGGGATGCCAACGACGACAGCAAGCGCCAGCAGGTAGGCGAACGCGACCGTCGCCGAGGGGGCCGGCAGGAAGAACGGCAACGCGACCAGCGCGCCGATGAGATAGCCGACAAGCGGGAACGCGACGGGGAGCGTCCGGAACCGTTCCCAGTCGGCTTCGCCGGAGTCGACCGGCAGCCGGGAGAGGAACGCGACGCCGCCGCGGAGACCGCCCACGAGGTCGTTTACAGCCACTGTACCACCCCAACGAGGGCGGCAATCACGTAGGCAGCGATGCCAGCCCGTCGTGTCGCCGAGAGCGCCCGCTGGCCGTCGGCGGCCGCCGGCAGCGAGGCGAGTTCGTTGAGCCGGTAGCTGTCGGGCTTTTCGAGCCGGACGTTCAGCGCGGCGGCGAGCGTTCCCATCGGCCACCCGGCGTTCGGGGACGCCGGCTTATCAGCGTACCGCCGCGCCCGCACGGGCGCATCCGGGTCGGCGGCCGCCGGGCCCAAAAGCGCCGCCGAGAGTCGCGCGGGCACGAACATCATGAGGTCGTCGAGGCGGGCGCTTGCCCACCCGAACCGGCCGGGGTAGCCGAACATCGAATCCATCGTGTTGACGGCCTTGAACGCCGCGGCCGCAGCCGCAGCCGCGGGCAGCGAGACAAACGAGAGGACGACAAACGCCGAAAGCGGACCGACAAGTCCGTCAGAGAGGTTTTCAGCGAGGCTCTCGACGGCCGCACTCCGGAGCAGCGGCGGCGAAAGCGACGCCGCATCCCGGCCGGCAAGCGCCGGCAATGCCGCCTTCGCTGCCGCCGGGTCGTTGTCGCTGGCTTCGATAACGTCCGCCGCGCTGGACAGAAGTAGCCGGAGGCTCGTCGTCGTCCAGAGGACGAGTCCCGCGGTCACGGCGGCAGCGGCCGCTCCGAGCGCCGCTGCGGCGGCCACGGTGAGGTAAGCGACGCCGGCTGCCGCCGCTGGCACACCGACAGCCGCGACCGTCCCTGCGAGCGCTGGCCACGAAAACGACCGCTCGCCAAGCGGCGCGACCGCTCGCCCGAGCAGCGCGACCGGATGGATGCGGGCGGGGGGCTCGCCGACGAGTGCCTCCAGTGCCGCCGCAACGGCGACCGCCAGCAAGAGCCCGCTTCCGTTCATTCGTCGGCGTCCAGTTGCTCCGGCAGCGCCGACAGCGGGGTGTCGCTGACATCGACGAACCGGCCGCCGACGGCCTCGATACCGCCGTCAGTGTCGGGGTCGTCGCCGACGAAAACGATATCTTCGACCGCGACCCCGAGCGCATCAGCGAGTTCGCCGAAGCTGTTCGGGTGGGGTTTTCGCCAGCCACAGCCGACGCTCGTGACGACGGCATCGAAGGTACCGCGGAGGTCGGCGCGAACGAGCGTCCGACCGACAAGTTCGGGCACACTACAGTTCGAGCAGAGACCGACCGGGCCGCGTTCGCTGGCAGCCGCAAGTGCTGCCGACACACCGGGCCGGACCCGAACGTCGGGGTCGAACGCTGCGACGACGGCACGGCGGGCAGCGTTGTTCGTCACCTCGACATCGTGGGCGGCGAGCACGGCAGCGACGTGAGCCGGCAGCGGCACTTCGGCACCCTCCGGCGCGTCGGTGTGCTGCTCGCGATATGCGGCCCCGAACGCCGACGGCACCGCGACACCGCGGGCCTCAAGTTCGGCTGCAACCGCCTCTGCGGGGTCGGCTGGCGTGTCAACATCGACGAGCGTTCCGAACAAATCGAAAGCGACTGCCACACCGGGGGTTCGGCGGGTATCGACTTCAACCTCGCGGGTCCGGGCTGCGGAGAAAAGGGGGGTCGGGCCCCCAGTAACGGATTCGTCCCCGAATGCGACGACGCCGTGCCGAGCAGTCGGGCGCTGGCAGGGATGTCAGCGGTAGTCGGTCGGTGCCAGCACCCACGCGGAGAAAACGCGGGGTGGTTCATAACTGTACTCGCGAACGTATTCGCTCAGCGTCGCCTGGAAGAAAGCCAGCGTGTCAATCGGCCGAGCCGGAGCCACCGGTAACACAGAACGTCCCGAGGTCAGGACCGTCGTCGAGGTTCGGAACCGTCTCGTGGGGGCGGTCGACAAAGAGGTTGCCCGCCCGCTGTTTGCCGATGCCGGGCAGCGCCCGGAGTTCGTCCATCGAGGCGGCGTTGATATCTAGTGGATACGGAACGCCGGAGACGGACCGGTAGCCGTGGTCGGTGACCGCGACATCGACCGTCCGGCCGAGTTCGCGTTCGCCCGGCAGCGCGACAAGCAGCGCGTAGGTGCCGAGCTGGCGGCCGAAGGTCCGGCCGTCTTCGTGGTATTCGAGATAGACGTTCGGCAGCACGGTTCCGGGCGGAGCGACCCGTTGGAGCATCGGGTTGTCGATTTCTTCGCGGACCGCCTGCTTGTACGTCTTGAACTGCTGTTTGTGGTCGTGGGCGATGTCGGCACCCGTCTCGGCCATCTCGGTACCCTCGAAGGCCATCACCTGCCGGATGTTGATACGGCGAAGCATGAGCCCCTCGTCGTAGACGTCCTGTAGGAACTGTTTGTTGTGCTCAAACGTCTCGGCGCGTTCGCCCTCGAGGCCGTGGACGAGGTTGATACCCGGCAGCAGCTTCGGCAGCCGGTCGGCGTTGGCGTCGACCGAGGGGCCGCTTCCCGGCGCTTCGCCGGGTCGCCAGCCGCCGGCTTCGTTGACGATGCGAACCGCTTCAAGACACTCCTCGGCGCTGACAAGCAGGTTGTTCTTTTCGCGGACGACCGGGTCGGCAGACTCCAGCCCGAAGGCGGCGGTGTCGCCGGGCGTGTTGTGCTCGGCGATGACGCGGATTCCCTCACGGGACTTTTCGGGGTAGTCCGTGATTGTCACGGGGTTCATGTTGTCGAGATGGAGCGTCCCGAGGTCGGGGACGACATCACGGATACCGCCGTAGAGCTCTCGGAGTGCGTCGGGGTTGGGGGCCTCGCCGTCGCCGCCGTAGGCGAGGATGTCCGCCTGCCGGCCGAGCCGGAAGTGACGAACACCGTGGTCGGCGAGGCCACCGACCTCGCTGACGACGGAATCGGGGGTCCGGAACGTCGGGTCGCCGTACATCGGCTCGGTACAGAATGAACACCGATACGGACAGCCGCGGGACGTCTCCAGTTCGCAGATGAGGTAGTCGGGGTGGTCCGGATGCTGCTCGACGATGAATGCCCCCTTGCGTGCCCATCGGTCGAGTTCCTCGTTGTCCCGGTAGCGGTCTTCGAACCCCTCTAGGCCACCGTGGAGAAGGTCGTAGACGGCGGCCTCGATGTCGGCCAGCGCGAGGAAGTCGTAATCGAGGTTCTGCCGTTTCGTCTCGGTTGCGCCCTCGTTTGCCTCGCCGACCCCGAAGCGGACGGGGCCGCCCATCACGCTGACGCCCTCAGCGGTCCAAGCGAGCTTCCGGACCTCATCCGGTTCGGCGGGCGTGCCGCCGACGTACTTTCCGGGGACAGTCATCCCGCCGACGTAGACAAAGAGGTCGGCATCGGCGACATCCTCCCACAGTCGGCGGCTCTCGCGTAGCTCGTCGATGGTGTGGTAGGTAATAGAGTCAGGGTCGACACCGGCGTCGACCGCCGCGCCGGCAGCAAAGCGCGGGTACGTCGAGATGTACGGCGGGACGCCGAAGTGGGCCGGCTCGTCGACGTAGCCGTCGACGATAGTGACATCGAGATCCGCCGGGTCCTGCATATCCGGCGGGAGGGGATGGAGCGATAAAACGGATGCGGTCAGCGTTCGTGCCAGTCAGGCACTCGGCGCACCGCTTTGACCGAGCGTGAAGGTGTAAATCAGCGCGATGACGGCGAGCCCAACCGCGCCAGCGCCGGCCATCACGATGTCGCCCCAGGACAGCACGTAGCCGAAGAAGGCGCCGATGAACAGTCCGAAGCCGAGCATGCCAGCCAGTCCGAGTTTGTCGACCATACCGGCCGTTTCGGCGTTCGGGTATTATAGATTTCGTCTTCCGGAGCCTCAGGGGGCCGTCGGGGCATTGATTAGCGCCTCGGCCGTATACGGCTGTATGCCGAAGACCCTCGAAGTCGTCTGCAACCGCGAGGCCTGCGACCTTGACATGATGGAGCTCCATTACCGATACTCGATGCCGGATGATACCGGCGTCTCGGATTTCGTCTGCCCCTACTGCGGGGAAGCAAACGGACTGGAGGCCATCGAGCCATGATCCGTGACCTCGGCGAATCCATCGGTCGAACCGTCCTCGACGGCATCGGACGGGCGGTAAGCCGGGTACAGGAACAGCGGGCGCTCTCTGCTGACCTGCTGGAGAGCGACGAGGCCTATCTCGCTGTCTTTGATGCGCCCGGAGCGATGCCCGAAGACATCGACGTCACCTTTGATGACGGGACGCTCGACGTCCGCATCGATAGGGTGCGTGGATTCCACGGCGACTACGAGATGCGGTTCCCGGGACGTGGACAGACACTCCACGGCAGGGTTAGCTTACCCGACGGCGCTGTCGTCGCCGACGAGGCTGATGCGACGGTAACAGCACACGGGACGCTTGAAATCCTCCTTCCGAAGGCCGACGGAGAAGACGCGAACGGCCGAGACGCGAACGGCGGTGGCGAGGGAAGCGACAGCGACGATAGCGGCAAAGCGGAACGCGACGACAGCTAGACGACGTCGCCGCGGACGAGGGAGTCAGCTTCTTGGCGGTGCTTTTGGAGCTGTTCGGCCGCGGTCTCTGCCTCCGGGTCGTCGAGGCCGAGCATCGAAAGCGACTCGGCGAGGGTCGGAAAGACGAACTCGCCGGCGGCGAGTTTCTCGAAGGCCTCCTCGCTCGTTGTGCCACCGTCGTCGGTGTCGACCCACAGGCAGACGGCCCGCGGGTCAAGCAACTGCGTGTAGTCGCCGCGGGCCTGTGCGCCACGGAGCCGCTGGGTGACGTTGTCCTCGAAACCGGTGTTGCAGACCTCCAGATGGAGCGGTTCATCCCCGAAGAGATACGCCGCCAGACATTGCTCGGGGGCGGCGTGACCGCTGGCGTTCGCCCGAACGCAGTCGGGGTTGGCCTCGGCCCACGCGGCTGAGACAGTCTTTCCGACGCCGGAGACGCCGAGTTCCGACTCGAATTCGGCTTCCCGCTCGGGAGCGTCCTTGAACAGTAGGTCCTTGGTGAGGTAGACCCCGAGGTAATCGACGGGGTCCAATCCGAGCACGAGGTCACCGAACACCCACACCTCCCGGACGGGAACGGGCGTCGGGTCCTCGGCGACGGTCTCAACAACGGACCGGAGCCGCTCGACTGCCGCATCGCGGCTGAGGCTCATAGCGCGGGTTAGACCCCGGAGCCGAAAACGGTTGTCGAACCGGCCGACGAGCTCGGGGCAGCACCTGCCTGTAGCCCTCAGTGAGTCGAAACGGGTATCCGGAGCAATCGATTACGCCCCGGTAATGCAGTGCGACAAGTGCGGCGGCGAGGCTGTCATGCACGCCGCCTACTCGGGGATGCATCTCTGTGCGGAGCACTTCTGCCGGTCGGTCGACTCCCGGGTTCGGAAACGGATCCGCGACGACGCCCTGCTGCCGGAGTCGGCATCACCGGACGACCCACAGACCTGGCTGATCGGCCTCTCCGGCGGCAAGGACAGCGTCGTTCTCACCCACATCCTCGATGAGACGTTCGCGGCGGACCCGCGGGTCGAACTCGTCGCGCTGACGATACACGAGGGCATCGAAGGCTACCGGGACGCCTCGCTGGAGGCCTGCAGAGAGTTGACCACCGACCTCGATATCGAACACGCGGTCGTCAACTACGCCGACGAGTACGGCGTCGAGATGGACAACGTTGCCGAGGACGACCCGCTGGGGATGGCACCCTGTGCGTACTGTGGCGTCTTCCGACGTGACGCGCTGTCGGCGTACGCCGACGAGTACGGCGCGGACAAGCTGTTGACCGGACACAACCTCGACGATGAGGCCCAAACCGCGATGATGAATCTCCTCTCCGGTGATATCAAACAGGTCGCAAAGCACTTCGACGCCTCGCTCGGGAGTTTTGAAGACCGAGCGGTCGACGGCGACCCGTTCGTTCCGCGGGCGAAGCCGCTCCGTGACATTCCTGAAAAGGAGGTCGCCCTCTATGCCCACCTCAAGGAACTCCCGTCACATATGGCGGAGTGTCCCCACGCCAGCGAGGCCTACCGCGGCGAGATTCAGGACCACCTCCACGAGCTCGAAGACGAACACCCCGGTACGCGACACTCGATTATGTCCGGCTACGAGGAGCTTGCCCGCCTTGCGGCCGAGGCCTACCGCGACGACGGGGACGGCCCCCGCGGCGAGTGCGACCGCTGCGGTGCGCCGACCGACAACGAGGTCTGCCGGAAGTGCGAACTCGTCGATGCGGTCGACGGCGTGGCCGACGACTGACGGGCGTCAGCCGCGCGTCATACACGGTGTTTTACGACGTTCTTGTCACTTGACTAAACGTACAGTTACAGGAGAAACGCACGACAGCCGCGTGAAAATATATGTCGTTTGGGAAACCTATCGGACTACGTCAACGCCGTTGTTCTTTTCGGCCTCGGAGCGACCGCCGTCGGTCTCGCTAATGCCGAGGTCGCGGCCGGTGTCAGCCGAATGGTCGGCCGGCGGCGTCGAGGAGAACTCCTCGTCGTCGACGCCTTCGATAGCACGCCGGGAGGCGTCGGCCTGCTTTTGGGTCGTCGGACCGAGAATCTGCGCCGACTGGACGCCGGTCATGATGGCCATCACGCGGACTTTGCCCTTGTACTCGTCTTGGATGCGTGCGCCCCAGATGACGTTCGCCGAGGCCTCCAGCCGCTCGGTGATGTTCTGAGCGATGCCCTCGGCCTCTTTCAGGGTGAGGTCGGGGCCGCCGGTGATGTGAACCAGCCCGCCGGATGCCCCGCGGTAGTCGACATCCAAAAGCGGGTGGTTCATCGCGTCGTTGACGACCTCCTTCGTCTTGTTCTTGTCCTGCGTCTCGCCGACAAGCATCACCGCGACGCCGCCCTGGTTCATGATGGATGTCATGTCGGCGTAGTCGAGGTTGATGAGCGACGGCTGGGTGATGGTCTCGGAGATGCCCTTGACCGTCTCGGCGATGATCTGGTCCATCACTGAGAAGGCCTTGCCGATGGGCAGGTTCGGGACGTAGTCGAGCAGCCGGTTGTTATCGAGGACGATGATGGAGTCGGCCTCGTTGCGGAGCTTCTCGAGCCCCTCCTCGGCTTTGACGGTCCGAGCTCGTTCGACGTTGAACGGCGTCGAGACCATCCCGACGACGATTGCGCCCTGCTCCTTTGCGATCTTCGAGACGACCGGCGCGGCACCGGTGCCGGTGCCGCCGCCCATACCGGCAGTCACAAAGACGAGGTCGGCCTCGCCGAGGACCTCCTTGATCGTCCCCTGAGCCATCTCGGTGGCCCGCTCGCCGACATCGGGCTCGCCGCCCGCGCCGAGCCCTTCGGTGAGGGACTTGCCGACGAGAATCTTCGTGTCGGCCTCGATCATCTTCAGGTGCTGTTTGTCGGTGTTGATAGCGATGGTGTCAGCGCCGTCAACGCCGATGTTGTACAGGCGAT from Natronomonas pharaonis DSM 2160 includes the following:
- the cobS gene encoding adenosylcobinamide-GDP ribazoletransferase, with the translated sequence MAVNDLVGGLRGGVAFLSRLPVDSGEADWERFRTLPVAFPLVGYLIGALVALPFFLPAPSATVAFAYLLALAVVVGIPHFDGVADLGDAVAAHGPSSKRAALKDTDTGVGAIVAVAVVFLGLVLAALALSTAPLAVAVTVVIAAEVGAKLGMATVGCLGTAGHEGMGSQFTTVLDSEMLVVPALAAVPAAVAVLPATLAAVLAGPLVAVVLVDWADEQLGGVSGDIFGATNELARVAGLHLGVVAWTLW
- a CDS encoding CobD/CbiB family cobalamin biosynthesis protein, with product MNGSGLLLAVAVAAALEALVGEPPARIHPVALLGRAVAPLGERSFSWPALAGTVAAVGVPAAAAGVAYLTVAAAAALGAAAAAVTAGLVLWTTTSLRLLLSSAADVIEASDNDPAAAKAALPALAGRDAASLSPPLLRSAAVESLAENLSDGLVGPLSAFVVLSFVSLPAAAAAAAAFKAVNTMDSMFGYPGRFGWASARLDDLMMFVPARLSAALLGPAAADPDAPVRARRYADKPASPNAGWPMGTLAAALNVRLEKPDSYRLNELASLPAAADGQRALSATRRAGIAAYVIAALVGVVQWL
- a CDS encoding HAD family hydrolase; this translates as MAVAFDLFGTLVDVDTPADPAEAVAAELEARGVAVPSAFGAAYREQHTDAPEGAEVPLPAHVAAVLAAHDVEVTNNAARRAVVAAFDPDVRVRPGVSAALAAASERGPVGLCSNCSVPELVGRTLVRADLRGTFDAVVTSVGCGWRKPHPNSFGELADALGVAVEDIVFVGDDPDTDGGIEAVGGRFVDVSDTPLSALPEQLDADE
- a CDS encoding radical SAM protein, with the translated sequence MQDPADLDVTIVDGYVDEPAHFGVPPYISTYPRFAAGAAVDAGVDPDSITYHTIDELRESRRLWEDVADADLFVYVGGMTVPGKYVGGTPAEPDEVRKLAWTAEGVSVMGGPVRFGVGEANEGATETKRQNLDYDFLALADIEAAVYDLLHGGLEGFEDRYRDNEELDRWARKGAFIVEQHPDHPDYLICELETSRGCPYRCSFCTEPMYGDPTFRTPDSVVSEVGGLADHGVRHFRLGRQADILAYGGDGEAPNPDALRELYGGIRDVVPDLGTLHLDNMNPVTITDYPEKSREGIRVIAEHNTPGDTAAFGLESADPVVREKNNLLVSAEECLEAVRIVNEAGGWRPGEAPGSGPSVDANADRLPKLLPGINLVHGLEGERAETFEHNKQFLQDVYDEGLMLRRINIRQVMAFEGTEMAETGADIAHDHKQQFKTYKQAVREEIDNPMLQRVAPPGTVLPNVYLEYHEDGRTFGRQLGTYALLVALPGERELGRTVDVAVTDHGYRSVSGVPYPLDINAASMDELRALPGIGKQRAGNLFVDRPHETVPNLDDGPDLGTFCVTGGSGSAD
- a CDS encoding DUF7559 family protein; translated protein: MPKTLEVVCNREACDLDMMELHYRYSMPDDTGVSDFVCPYCGEANGLEAIEP
- a CDS encoding Hsp20/alpha crystallin family protein yields the protein MIRDLGESIGRTVLDGIGRAVSRVQEQRALSADLLESDEAYLAVFDAPGAMPEDIDVTFDDGTLDVRIDRVRGFHGDYEMRFPGRGQTLHGRVSLPDGAVVADEADATVTAHGTLEILLPKADGEDANGRDANGGGEGSDSDDSGKAERDDS
- a CDS encoding DUF7095 family protein, giving the protein MSLSRDAAVERLRSVVETVAEDPTPVPVREVWVFGDLVLGLDPVDYLGVYLTKDLLFKDAPEREAEFESELGVSGVGKTVSAAWAEANPDCVRANASGHAAPEQCLAAYLFGDEPLHLEVCNTGFEDNVTQRLRGAQARGDYTQLLDPRAVCLWVDTDDGGTTSEEAFEKLAAGEFVFPTLAESLSMLGLDDPEAETAAEQLQKHRQEADSLVRGDVV
- the ncsA gene encoding tRNA 2-thiolation protein NcsA, whose amino-acid sequence is MQCDKCGGEAVMHAAYSGMHLCAEHFCRSVDSRVRKRIRDDALLPESASPDDPQTWLIGLSGGKDSVVLTHILDETFAADPRVELVALTIHEGIEGYRDASLEACRELTTDLDIEHAVVNYADEYGVEMDNVAEDDPLGMAPCAYCGVFRRDALSAYADEYGADKLLTGHNLDDEAQTAMMNLLSGDIKQVAKHFDASLGSFEDRAVDGDPFVPRAKPLRDIPEKEVALYAHLKELPSHMAECPHASEAYRGEIQDHLHELEDEHPGTRHSIMSGYEELARLAAEAYRDDGDGPRGECDRCGAPTDNEVCRKCELVDAVDGVADD
- the ftsZ gene encoding cell division protein FtsZ, producing MQDIVNSALENAEAEQRDMDADLSGDGDEFGDPRIVIVGCGGAGNNTVNRLYNIGVDGADTIAINTDKQHLKMIEADTKILVGKSLTEGLGAGGEPDVGERATEMAQGTIKEVLGEADLVFVTAGMGGGTGTGAAPVVSKIAKEQGAIVVGMVSTPFNVERARTVKAEEGLEKLRNEADSIIVLDNNRLLDYVPNLPIGKAFSVMDQIIAETVKGISETITQPSLINLDYADMTSIMNQGGVAVMLVGETQDKNKTKEVVNDAMNHPLLDVDYRGASGGLVHITGGPDLTLKEAEGIAQNITERLEASANVIWGARIQDEYKGKVRVMAIMTGVQSAQILGPTTQKQADASRRAIEGVDDEEFSSTPPADHSADTGRDLGISETDGGRSEAEKNNGVDVVR